The Montipora foliosa isolate CH-2021 chromosome 14, ASM3666993v2, whole genome shotgun sequence genome window below encodes:
- the LOC137984784 gene encoding potassium voltage-gated channel subfamily H member 8-like, translating into MPIRRGRGFAPQNTFLETIFQKFDRENSNFVLGSAQEKNNYPIVYCSDGFCELTGFTRSELMRRSCGCSFLYGLETNKEDIISIENALKIQIELKKEIMFYRKNGSPFWCLLDIVPIKNEKGNVVLFLASHKDITKRKISGPGSEQEIGVVGGNKTLTRSRSRKFSRDVLLHLSRQYTQTTSPTSKTNTRRPVKRSRSFSFNTERLPQYKRESDKKSKFLFLHYSNTKGFWDWLILILTTYIAIMIPYNVAFRRDDRERDLIIFDVVIELFFIMDIVVHFRTSFVDKGGRIIYDQKRIAVHYLKGWFILDFLAALPFEALYFINQSWANSAFDRKESTFNEGFLIQLLKCGRLLRLFRVVRKLHRYTEYSAVLLTLLMIAFAMVAHWLACIWYVIGLSEIAEKSTVSWLYALGESINRPYSNFSEGSGPDEGSAYITAFYFTLTSMTTVGFGNVAANTNSEKVFAVITMLIGALMHAAIFGNVAAIIQKLYANRVRYHSRANEIKQFIRVHRIEPDLANRLEDYFHTTWSLSGGVDTSEILTTFPEELQSDVCMHLYKGLLELSPFCQAPRGCLRMLSPQVRTVYIGPGEVLLVQNDVINAIYYIANGSMEVLQGESVAAILGKGDLFGEDISRKTPPKRANGDVRALTYCDVYFITRERLQNVLHFYQEFAFKFSENLELTYDLGAHERDIWRRNALDSISEDEELNEDDKNVTEVDGGQNHVNNAHISNHYYGNSVRFKPRRCQPFDMYRKPNHFRVSTPWNGMKNDSQTDWETQANRVKREIASMLPEDKENDSSLRSSKLSLTRQLAVDVNAELNDIESDTLPEEKSSNEPFSNQSLEWGNEKLTLNGENSTPADDRNVESFEMENLNKETTVLKGITEESEPDECSKLLRVSTSSGNEFIENQSGLCDSSAFDHKYSTGFSKKLFLTCDQEDLQSPALCFNEDTNSKRVNGNEEHSLGTINNHEDDLMRFVDEVADIRKGLHEDGNRLGYTDFDTMNNAPGISDLDLSPVHGSVRKSPVQGIPSSPIESTRGSSRSGFSELPFRDCIDTDRLKLSGFDSQNGSPDEISDGHTSRISLNEETPTGSSQSSSEFVETEMLESPQSKVNRIFDELSSIGSPGGSVKDSRVERRKRNGGLRRTLTEVNYPSDSGSSLNGKPVTTNRRRKVSGVIKPPAIFAPLVANVKNPYKDFVPPVRESAIMCDCESPDHTLGINCNNCWSRESKDIESDSDSICEDRCDNFNNNVEDLIADKELLCLNNNNGSRKSKDDDHSSKRTLPSENSSKTNESQSDTSQKVDDSSDESMSLKGLTDYFEPPFSSFPSMRKPSISGAYSTQCFESDEIPESDELEHVFRPMRSSFSEPHLSLRLPILPGGNGSIEEGISLCDNDWNSSASEDDTNQNFEEIFKDVCCTKEAIEKLESILKIPEPDLVTDEADTAQTVQRLNQQVLNLNREVASLSSDVKTVLELLKGLKIGQL; encoded by the exons GATCTCCCTTTTGGTGTCTTTTGGACATCGTACCAATCAAGAACGAGAAAGGAAATGTTGTGCTGTTTCTTGCTTCACACAAAGATATCACCAAGCGAAAAATAAGTGGTCCCGGTTCTGAGCAGGAAATAG GCGTGGTGGGTGGAAATAAAACGCTAACCAGATCCCGCTCCAGAAAATTCAGCAGAGATGTTTTACTTCACTTATCGAGGCAATACACGCAAACTACGAGTCCAACAAGTAAGACAAACACAAGAAGACCAGTCAAGAGATCGAGA TCCTTCTCGTTTAACACAGAGAGACTTCCACAATACAAGCGAGAATCGGACAAGAAATCCAAGTTCCTGTTTCTACACTATAGCAATACTAAAGGAttctgggattggttgatcctTATCCTGACGACTTACATAGCAATAATGATCCCATATAACGTGGCGTTCAGACGAGATGACCGGGAAAGAGACTTGATTATCTTCGACGTGGTGATCGAATTATTTTTCATCATGGACATCGTGGTGCATTTTCGAACGTCGTTCGTGGATAAAGGAGGCAGAATTATTTATGACCAGAAAAGAATTGCTGTGCATTATCTCAAGGGGTGGTTTATATTGGATTTTCTAGCAGCATTACCATTTGAGGCTTTGTATTTCATAAATCAGTCTTGG GCAAACTCAGCCTTCGATAGGAAAGAATCAACATTTAACGAG GGCTTTCTTATTCAGCTTCTCAAATGTGGCCGACTCCTTCGCTTGTTTCGAGTGGTTCGGAAGCTTCATCGATACACCGAATACAGTGCAGTATTACTGACTCTCTTGATGATCGCATTTGCTATGGTAGCACATTGGCTCGCCTGCATATGGTATGTGATTGGTCTATCTGAGATAGCGGAAAAGTCCACTGTGAGTTGGCTTTATGCTCTTGGCGAGTCCATTAATAGGCCTTACAGCAACTTCTCCGAGGGGTCTGGACCCGATGAAGGCTCTGCGTACATCACCGCTTTTTACTTTACGCTGACCAGTATGACCACGGTCGGCTTCGGTAATGTGGCGGCAAATACAAACAGCGAGAAAGTTTTCGCGGTCATCACCATGCTAATTGGAG CTCTGATGCATGCTGCCATATTTGGAAATGTCGCTGCCATAATTCAGAAACTGTATGCCAATCGCGTTCGATACCACTCGCGCGCGAACGAGATCAAACAGTTCATTCGCGTGCACCGAATCGAACCAGATTTGGCGAATAGGCTTGAAGACTACTTTCACACAACCTGGTCTCTATCTGGTGGCGTTGACACAAGTGAG ATCCTCACTACATTCCCAGAGGAACTTCAGTCGGACGTATGTATGCACCTTTACAAGGGACTACTTGAGCTCAGTCCTTTTTGCCAGGCCCCTCGGGGTTGCCTCAGAATGCTTTCGCCCCAAGTGCGCACGGTCTACATTGGACCGGGAGAAGTTCTTCTGGTTCAAAACGATGTCATCAATGCCATCTATTATATCGCTAATGGATCCATGGAGGTGCTTCAAGGAGAGTCAGTGGCTGCCATTCTCG GAAAGGGCGATCTTTTTGGCGAGGACATTTCACGCAAGACTCCTCCTAAACGAGCCAATGGCGATGTCAGGGCATTGACATATTGTGATGTTTACTTCATTACTCGAGAGCGATTGCAGAATGTTCTGCATTTTTACCAAGAATTCGCCTTCAAGTTCTCTGAAAATCTTGAGCTTACATACGACTTGGGAGCACATGAA AGAGATATTTGGCGTAGAAATGCCCTGGATTCCATTTCTGAAGATGAAGAGTTAAACGAGGACGACAAAAACGTAACCGAGGTGGACGGTGGTCAAAACCACGTGAATAATGCACATATATCAAACCATTACTATGGCAACTCTGTACGGTTCAAACCAAGACGTTGTCAACCTTTTGACATGTACAGGAAACCAAATCATTTCAGAGTGTCGACCCCTTGGAATGGGATGAAAAACGATAGCCAAACAGACTGGGAAACGCAAGCTAATCGCGTGAAAAGAGAAATTGCATCAATGTTACCAGAGGACAAAGAAAACGACTCATCGCTTCGATCGTCGAAATTGTCACTGACAAGACAGCTTGCGGTGGATGTTAACGCTGAATTAAATGATATTGAATCGGACACCTTACCCGAGGAAAAATCCTCAAACGAACCATTTTCTAACCAAAGTCTAGAATGGGGAAATGAAAAACTAACATTGAATGGTGAAAATTCAACTCCTGCGGATGACAGGAATGTTGAAAGTTTCGAAATGGAAAACTTGAACAAAGAAACAACAGTCTTAAAAGGCATTACCGAGGAAAGTGAACCTGATGAATGTTCTAAACTTCTGAGGGTGAGCACTTCATCTGGAAATGAGTTCATCGAAAATCAATCTGGTCTTTGCGACTCCTCGGCCTTTGACCATAAATACAGCACTGGTTTTTctaaaaagctttttttaacATGTGACCAGGAAGACCTTCAGAGCCCAGCCCTCTGTTTTAACGAAGACACTAATAGCAAACGCGTGAATGGGAACGAGGAGCACTCACTTGGGACGATAAACAATCACGAAGACGATCTCATGAGATTCGTTGACGAAGTTGCAGACATTCGGAAAGGCTTGCATGAAGATGGAAATAGGCTTGGGTATACTGATTTTGATACTATGAATAATGCTCCCGGGATATCCGACTTAGACTTGTCACCAGTCCACGGTAGCGTACGCAAAAGCCCTGTCCAGGGTATTCCCTCCTCTCCGATAGAGAGCACACGTGGAAGTTCTAGAAGCGGCTTTTCGGAGTTACCATTCCGAGACTGTATAGACACTGATAGATTAAAACTAAGTGGGTTCGATAGTCAAAACGGAAGTCCAGATGAAATTTCAGATGGTCATACATCTAGGATTTCCTTGAATGAGGAAACTCCAACAGGAAGTTCTCAAAGTTCCAGTGAGTTCGTTGAAACGGAAATGTTGGAGAGCCCGCAGAGCAAAGTCAATCGAATTTTTGACGAACTAAGCTCAATAGGTAGTCCAGGTGGTAGCGTTAAGGATAGCCGTGTTGAAAGACGAAAAAGGAATGGGGGTCTCAGGCGCACTCTAACAGAGGTCAATTACCCATCGGATTCAGGCAGTTCTCTAAACGGGAAGCCCGTGACTACAAACAGAAGGAGGAAAGTGTCAGGGGTTATTAAGCCACCAGCTATATTCGCGCCACTTGTGGCTAACGTAAAAAATCCATATAAGGATTTCGTACCGCCAGTGCGCGAATCTGCCATCATGTGTGACTGTGAATCACCGGATCATACTCTTGGTATAAACTGCAATAACTGCTGGTCAAGAGAAAGCAAAGACATAGAATCAGACAGCGATAGCATCTGCGAGGACCGTTGTGACAATTTTAACAACAACGTGGAGGATCTTATAGCGGACAAAGAACTCCTGTGtttaaacaataataatggtagtagaaagtcaaaagacGATGACCATTCGTCCAAAAGAACTTTACCATCTGAAAATTCTTCTAAAACCAATGAATCTCAGAGCGATACATCTCAGAAAGTTGACGATTCCTCTGATGAAAGCATGTCACTCAAAGGGTTAACTGATTACTTTGAACCGCCTTTCTCTTCATTTCCGAGCATGCGCAAGCCCAGCATTTCTGGGGCTTATTCGACGCAGTGCTTTGAAAGTGATGAGATACCAGAAAGCGATGAACTGGAACACGTATTTCGTCCAATGAGATCTAGTTTTTCAGAGCCACATTTGAGTTTAAGACTTCCAATACTTCCTGGTGGCAATGGAAGTATTGAAGAAGGGATTTCTTTATGTGACAACGATTGGAATAGTTCAGCCAGTGAAGATGACACAAATCAGAATTTTGAAGAGATATTTAAAGACGTTTGCTGCACAAAAGAAGCCATTGAAAAGCTGGAATCGATATTAAAAATTCCAGAACCCGATCTCGTGACAGATGAAGCTGATACCGCACAGACCGTTCAGAGACTAAATCAGCAGGTTCTAAACTTGAATAGAGAGGTGGCATCATTAAGCAGTGACGTTAAAACTGTCTTGGAGCTATTGAAAGGATTAAAAATTGGACAGCTTTAA
- the LOC137985268 gene encoding tRNA wybutosine-synthesizing protein 5-like: MSFMVKKHVEVYSEVTEEMFETSISPKRMPAIIRKLDIGRAPDKWTPQYLSQHGADKSVKVHVCPTGKMDFIHKNFAYKSLPFSQFVKRASEDVHEEYFFCPEETYYLRSLGDDPRKDISDLTVQFPSLAQDINIPKLYPDDRFFSSVFRISSPSMQLWTHYDIMDNLLIQVTGKKRVVLFSPRDATKLYLNGDKSEVLDIDNPDLSKYPKFIEAVPYECFMEPGDVLFIPALWFHNVTSLQFGVAVNVFWHHLDPCYYDNKDTYGNKDLVPATRAMQIMDRAIKALEELPEEYKDFYARRIVSKVKDKCYVFKNNDSVRKNVNGNLDTEGSGRTKQC; the protein is encoded by the exons ATGTCATTCATGGTGAAGAAACATGTTGAAGTGTACAGTGAAGTAACGGAGGAAATGTTCGAAACTTCAATTTCTCCAAAGCGGATGCCAGCCATTATCAGAAAGCTCGATATCGGAAGGGCCCCTGACAAGTGGACTCCGCAGTATCTTTCACAACATGGTGCGGATAAATCTGTGAAGGTTCATGTCTGTCCAACAGGAAAAATGGATTTcattcacaaaaacttcgctTACAA GTCCCTTCCTTTCAGCCAATTTGTGAAACGAGCTAGTGAAGATGTCCACGAAGAATATTTTTTCTGCCCT GAGGAAACATATTACCTAAGATCCCTTGGAGATGATCCTAGAAAG GACATATCAGACCTAACAGTACAGTTTCCCAGCTTGGCTCAAGACATCAATATTCCCAAATTGTATCCTGATGACAGATTCTTCTCCAGTGTGTTTAGAATCAGTTCTCCAAGTATGCAGCTTTGGACTCACTATGAT ATTATGGACAATCTTCTCATACAAGTGACTGGAAAAAAGCGTGTGGTTCTTTTCAGCCCAAGGGATGCCACTAAACTTTATCTAAATGGTGATAAATCCGAAGTCTTGGACATAGACAATCCTGACTTGTCCAAATACCCGAAGTTTATTGAAGCCGTACCATATGAGTGCTTTATGGAACCAGGAGATGTGTTATTTATACCAGCCCTATGGTTCCACAATGTCACCTCTTTACAG TTTGGAGTAGCAGTAAATGTCTTCTGGCATCACTTGGATCCGTGTTACTATGACAACAAGGACACGTACGGCAACAAAGATCTGGTCCCTGCAACACGAGCCATGCAAATAATGGACCGCGCTATTAAAGCGCTTGAGGAACTCCCCGAGGAGTACAAAGACTTTTATGCGAGAAGGATTGTGAGCAAAGTGAAGGATAAATGCTACGtgtttaaaaataatgataGTGTTCGTAAAAATGTCAATGGGAATTTGGACACAGAGGGTAGTGGAAGAACAAAACAATGTTGA
- the LOC137985269 gene encoding uncharacterized protein isoform X2, protein MRGLRYETTLVSRRKPNLLKLRIHSEVLQKMSPLLSLFVGVVLFSSTAIARVEDLISISADDTDFSSSEAKMKSMLAAADLESHGFEKEEITSKRKDKNGGEVFSKALFYFKIVPCSQASNTTQELKNLLPEAVTSSIVTKLNSDLKAQNTQKTQCRIGFTSDKETNHEIRRPIRPRVKRFIRIRIPIRIRTLIRIDIRRR, encoded by the exons ATGCGAGGTCTTCGGTATGAAACAACTCTTGTTTCAAGAAGAAAGCCGAATCTTTTGAAACTAAGAATTCATTCAGAGGTTCTTCAGAAGATGTCTCCGCTTTTGTCGTTATTTGTGGGAGTAGTTCTGTTCTCCAGCACTGCTATCG CTCGAGTAGAGGATCTCATCAGTATCAGCGCGGATGATACTGATTTTTCATCTTCAGAGGCCAAAATGAAGTCTATGCTGGCCGCAGCGGACCTTGAAAGCCATGGGTTCGAGAAAGAAGAGATCACGAGCAAAAGGAAAGACAAAAACGGCGGGGAAGTCTTTTCAAAGGCGCTCTTTTACTTTAAGATAGTTCCATGCTCCCAAGCTTCAAACACGACCCAGGAACTGAAAAATTTGCTTCCAG AAGCAGTAACGTCATCCATAGTTACCAAGCTAAATTCGGATCTGAAGGCTCAGAACACCCAAAAGACGCAATGCAGGATTGGTTTTACATCAGATAAGGAGACTAATCATGAAATACGTCGTCCCATACGTCCTCGCGTTAAAAGATTTATCCGTATCCGTATCCCTATCCGTATCCGTACCCTTATCCGTATTGACATTAGAAGAAGATAA
- the LOC137985269 gene encoding uncharacterized protein isoform X1, which translates to MRGLRYETTLVSRRKPNLLKLRIHSEVLQKMSPLLSLFVGVVLFSSTAIEARVEDLISISADDTDFSSSEAKMKSMLAAADLESHGFEKEEITSKRKDKNGGEVFSKALFYFKIVPCSQASNTTQELKNLLPEAVTSSIVTKLNSDLKAQNTQKTQCRIGFTSDKETNHEIRRPIRPRVKRFIRIRIPIRIRTLIRIDIRRR; encoded by the exons ATGCGAGGTCTTCGGTATGAAACAACTCTTGTTTCAAGAAGAAAGCCGAATCTTTTGAAACTAAGAATTCATTCAGAGGTTCTTCAGAAGATGTCTCCGCTTTTGTCGTTATTTGTGGGAGTAGTTCTGTTCTCCAGCACTGCTATCG AAGCTCGAGTAGAGGATCTCATCAGTATCAGCGCGGATGATACTGATTTTTCATCTTCAGAGGCCAAAATGAAGTCTATGCTGGCCGCAGCGGACCTTGAAAGCCATGGGTTCGAGAAAGAAGAGATCACGAGCAAAAGGAAAGACAAAAACGGCGGGGAAGTCTTTTCAAAGGCGCTCTTTTACTTTAAGATAGTTCCATGCTCCCAAGCTTCAAACACGACCCAGGAACTGAAAAATTTGCTTCCAG AAGCAGTAACGTCATCCATAGTTACCAAGCTAAATTCGGATCTGAAGGCTCAGAACACCCAAAAGACGCAATGCAGGATTGGTTTTACATCAGATAAGGAGACTAATCATGAAATACGTCGTCCCATACGTCCTCGCGTTAAAAGATTTATCCGTATCCGTATCCCTATCCGTATCCGTACCCTTATCCGTATTGACATTAGAAGAAGATAA